In one window of Episyrphus balteatus chromosome 3, idEpiBalt1.1, whole genome shotgun sequence DNA:
- the LOC129914044 gene encoding uncharacterized protein LOC129914044, producing the protein MSRRGKKDEYIQTKCEGWNGKFVYGEGSANNVSKVRKHNEFVTNTNNFYGFNREPIILPTTWDGTFAKSGEVRIQQERNRSDDQNYFDYNTEPTILPTEWNGQFELDPDDVRIKPERNYSDVRDYAEAKRFRQVN; encoded by the coding sequence ATGTCTCGCCGCGGTAAAAAAGACGAAtacattcaaacaaaatgcgAAGGATGGAATGGAAAATTCGTATATGGCGAAGGATCTGCCAACAATGTCTCCAAAGTGCGTAAGCACAACGAATTCGTAACGAATACAAATAATTTCTACGGATTCAACAGAGAACCAATTATCCTGCCAACAACGTGGGACGGCACATTCGCCAAGAGCGGCGAAGTTCGTATACAACAGGAACGCAATCGATCCGATGATCAGAATTACTTTGACTACAATACTGAGCCGACAATTTTGCCCACCGAATGGAATGGCCAATTCGAATTGGATCCAGACGATGTCCGCATAAAGCCAGAACGAAATTATTCAGATGTCAGGGATTATGCGGAGGCAAAAAGATTCCGGCAAGTGAATTGA